A stretch of DNA from Mycobacterium senriense:
ATTGACTTTCGAAGAACCGCGTCGATATCGGCGCCTTCTCCGCAATCTGATCGAACGCATGAAACGCGCCCGGGACGATCTCCTCGTGGACCGGCACGCCCGCCTCGCGCAGGCGTCGCGCGTACTCCAGGCTCTCCTGATAGAAGAGGTCCAGCGTCCCGACCCCGATCCAGGCGGGCGGCAAGCCCGAAAAATCCTTTCGGCGAGCCGGTGCCGCCTCTTCGGGATCGGCCCCGTTGAGGTACCACTGCCAGGCGAGTTGATTGTCGGATTCGGTCCACATGATGCGCCTGGGGCCGTCGCGCTTGGCGCCGGTGCGATCGTCGAGCATCGGATAAACCAGCATTTGGAAGGCGATTCGTACGTCGTTGCGGTCGTGCGCTCGCTGGGCGACCGCGGCCGCGAAATGCCCACCGGCACTGGCGCCACCGATGGCGACGCGATCCGGGTCGACCCACGGTTGGCGGGCCAGCCACAACAGGGCTGCATAACAGTCTTCGACCGGTATCGGGTAGGGGTGTTCGGGAGCCAAGCGGTGTTCTACCGCCGCAATCGCGAACCCGGTGCAGTGAGACAGCTTGCGCAGGTACTTATCGTCCTGGGCCGCGTGCCCCATGAGGGTCCCGCCGCCGTGGATCCACAGCAGCGCGGGTGCGCACTCGGGAAGGCCCGCCGGGCGGTGCAGACGGACGGTGACGTGCTCGTTGACGGCGGCGACGGGCACGCTGCGGAGGCGTCCCGCATTGCCCATCAGGTTCATGACGGCGCGCTGAAACTTCATACCGCGGTGCAGGGCGTAGCCGCGCGGCACGAATCGCGCGACCTTGCGAAGGCTGAGGTCTAGAACATGTGGGGACGTGAAGGCGTTGTCGGGGAGCCTGTTTGCCATCGAAAAGCCCCTGTTCCCTCGCGCCGGCGGACATCGCTGACCATACAGGAACGGGCTTAGTGTCCAAGGCGGAAACTTCAATGAGGGTGAGCGGCGGATCAGCCACGCCGGGATGGCCGCGGTGAGATGTGCATGGTGATTTCCGCGCGCACCGCCAGGGTTCCGTCGGCCGTGGTGACCTGCACCGGCACGACCAGCGTCGTGGGCTCATCGCCGAGTTCCGGCATGGAATCCAGCGACGCGGTGGCGTGCATGTCTGTGCCGGCCTTGGCCAAATACTGGACAGTCATTCCCACCGGGATCCAGCGGTGGGTGGTTGGCAGGGTGGCTTCGGTCATCATGCCGGCGGCCAATTCGGCAAGGTTGCATGAGGCAATCGCGTGATAGGTGCCTAAGTGGTTGTGGCTGCCTCGCCGGTTGGGCGCGCGCACTTCGCAGCGGCAGGGCTGCAACACGGTGATGGTGGGGTGAACGCTGGAGAAGTATGGCGCCTTCCAACACACTGCCCAGCTGAATATCTTGTTGCCGAAGGGGAATTGCTGCAGCCTGTTCCAGATCCCCAGGGTGAAACTGGGTGCGGTGACGGCTTTCGGTCCGGTCATGATTTCGCTCCGTCTTCGATCAGTGCGCGCACGGCGTGATCGAACATGGTCTGCTTAATCGCGCCCAGCGTGCCCGGATCTTTGCCCTGCAGGGGGCGGATCAAACCGAGGGCCGTGTCGGTGACCGCGTCCTCGGGGCAGGTGGCGTCGACGATGCCGAATCCTTCCGCGTCGGCGCCACTGAAACGACGGCCGGTGGTCATCGAGACGACGGCGGCGCGGGGCGTGAGTTTGGCTTGGATGAGCGCGGCCATGCCGGGGTTGAGCGGGATGCGGATGTCGACCTCGGGAAAACAGAAGTACCCGCGATCGGCGCGCATCACGCGAAAGTCGTGCGCGACGGCCAGCATCGCGCCGGCGCCGAACGCGTGACCCACCACGGCGGCCGCGGTGGGCAGCGGCAGGGTCAGCATGCGTGCCAGCAGCTGGTGCACCCGGCCGATATACCACTGGCCCTGGTCGGTGTGAGCGCCCAGCCATTCCAGATCCAGGCCGTTGGAGTAGAACTTGCCGACGGCGGTTGTGATCAGTCCCTGTGCGCCGTCGGAGACGGCTTGGTTGAGCGCATCCTCGATGTCATCCAGAAACCTAGGGGAGAAACGGTTCTCGTCCTCGCCTAAGCGGACGATGGCGATTTTGTCGGCGTAGTCCAATACCACTGTCATGCGTTCCTCCTGAGTTGCGCTGGTAGTTAAGATGATTCGTCAGCCGCGCCGCTTTGGCGGTTGGGGCCCCACGGTCAGCACGGCGCGTACGGCCGCGTTCAGCTGCGCACGCGCCGTGGCACTCCCGAGCCGGTCCCGGCGCAGCAGCAGCGCGGTGGGCAGGTCGACGACACAGCTCGTTATCGCGTCCACCGCCGCGGCGTCCTTGCGGTCCCAGACTGCGATGGCAAGCCGCACCATCAGCGCGACGAGAAGCTTGTCGAGTCGCCCCAGTTCATCGGCAATGTCGTCGGGAACGTCGTCGGCGAGCACTTCCTCGCGGCGTACGCGCAGCACGAGGGTCGATGAGCCGGGATACCGCTGGGCGAACACCGCCGCCGCGTCGGCGGCGGCGACCACGGCATCGATGGGGCCTGCGCCGGCCAGTGCTTCGTCGGCCAACGAAGTCTGCACCGCCAAAAATCGCTGACCGGCCCGCAGCCAAGCCTGGCCCATCAGGCCGCCCCGTGACGTAAACGTGTGATAGACAGCGCCGTTGGACATACCCACTGCCGCGCTGATCGCCCGGATGGTCACCGCGGTTGGGCCCGACCGCGCCACCAGCTCCTCGACGGCGTCAAGCACAACGTCGCGATCGTGGACACGTGGGCGTGGCATGCGGCCACTATAACAGAGCGCATGCTCTGTTATAGTCGGCCCGGGCCGCTGTCGGGCTTACCTATGCCTAATGGATGAATGGGGACCATGAACGTACGCCCGTTAGCATCGGGTGTCCGGATAGCGATGTGGAGGGCAAGAGTTTTGGCTGCGATACCCGTCATCGCGCTCACTGGCCATCTCGGAGCCGGCAAGACGACGCTGCTCAACCACCTGTTGCGGCATCCTGGCACGCGAATCGGTGTGGTGGTCAACGACTTCGGGGATATCAACATCGACGCAGGTCTGGTCGCGGGCCAGGTCGACGAGCCGGCCTCGATAGCAGGAGGATGCATCTGCTGTCTGCCCGACGACGGTGGGCTCGATGAAGCGCTGGTCAAGCTCGCCGACCCGGCCCGGGGCCTCGATGCCATCGTCGTCGAGGCCAGCGGTCTGGCCGACCCGGTGGCGATCGCGCGGATCATCGGCTTCAGTGAGATCCGCGGCGTCCGGGCGGGCGGGCTTGTCGATGTCATCGACGCCGTGAATCACTTCGACACCGTCGACTGCGGCGCATTGCCGCCGGTGCGCTACGGTGCGGCCTCGCTGATCGTGGTCAACAAGCTCGACCAGATTGCTGAGGATGAGCGGTCGGCAGTGGTGCAACGCGTCGCGCAACGGGCGGCACAACGCAATCCGCGCGTACATGTCGTCGGCGCCACGGGTGGCCGGATAGACCCGGGGTTACTCTTCGACGCGCCCGCCGCGCCCGGCCAGACTGGGCAGCTCTCGTTTCTAGATTTGGAGCCCGAGCACGACCACGACCACGTCCATGCCGATGCCGATGCCATCACCGTCAGCAGCACCGGTTGCGTCGACCCCGATGCCCTGCTCGATCTTCTCGAAGATCCACCGTCGCGGGTATTCAGGATGAAAGGCGTTGTGGCGGTGCGCCACCGCGCGACCGTCCGCGACTACGTCGTCAACCTGGTGGGCAGCGCGATCGATATCGGGAAGACACCGCCGGGGGTCGCGGCCAATTGTCTGGTGGCGATCGGGATGCATCTCGACATCGACGGCGTCCGTGCGCGGCTCGACGACGCGCTGCAGCCGGCGTCCGGGCCGGCGTCGGCGCAGGCGCTACGGCGACTACAGAGGTACCGGCGGTTCGGCGGGTGAGAAGGTATCCGGCAAGATACGTCGTGATGCCATCTTCGCTGGGCGACGTGCTTGCCACCTTGGAGCTCGAGAGGGTGGACCAGTGGGTCTTCGTCGGGCAGCAATTACCTGCACCCGCCAACCACATTCTCGGCGGTCACATCTCCGCTCAGGCTTTGTTGGCGGCAAGCCACACCGCGCCGGGTCGCACCCCGCACAGCGTCCACACGTACTTCCTGCGGCCCGGCGATTCGCGTCAGCCGGTGGACTTCGAGGTCGTCGACCTCCAGGAAGGCCGGACGTTTTCGGCGCGACGGGTCACTGCCCGCCAGGAAGGCAAGATTCTGATGGAGGCGATGTCGTCGTTCAAGGTCGCCGATTCCGCGCCCACTCAGGTCGTCTATCAACCACCCATGCCGGAGGCTTGCGGCCCGGAGTCCCTGCCGTGGGTTGCGCCGCATCTGGCGGAGTCCGCCGAGAGCGCCCCAGGGCGGTGGTCGAGCCTGCGCTGGTTCGAGCGCCGCATCATCGACACCGACGTCGCGCCACCTGCACGGGCGCCGATGTGGTGGCGGCCCGACGGCGAGGTTCCCGACGATCCGGCGCTCACCGCCAGCCTGGTGGCGTACCTGTCGGCGGTGACGTTGACCGAACCGGCATACGCCGCACGCGGTGGTGTTGGGGCGTCGGCTCAGCGTGATCATTCGGTGTGGTTCCACGCGCCGGCCGCGTTGTCGGACTGGCTTCTTTACGATCGCTCGTCGCCGAGTAGCGCGGGTTCGCTGGCACTGGCGAGCGGGACGATGTTCAACCGCAGCGGCGATCTGGTCTGCACGGTCAAACAAGAGATGTACTTCCCGCCGCACACCGGCTGAGACTCCGCCTCGGGGGTTGCATCGCGCTAGGCCGGCAACCATTAGCCCGTCATCAAAGACCCTGTCCCACAAAGATATTCGTCACAGTGACGTATTGCGGGCGATAGGCGGGGAGGGGGAGTAGGGGGCGCGGACCGGCTTCGAGCGTGCGGGAACCTGGCGCCCGTGTCGTCGCCGTCGCGCCGCGGCCGCTGAATTGTCGGTGGTCAGCACCGAGTGTGACGAATGTCAACCGGCAACCGTGACGTAGGTCATAGACCTATCAGCGTCAATAAGGTCATCCTGATTTCTTCGTTTGCGTATCTAATGGCTGGGAGCACGATGGCCGACCTCGACTTTGCCTACGATCTGACCCTCGACGAGGCGCGTAGGCGCAGCGCCATGTTCGAAGCGATGGGTGACGACTGGGACCCCATTGCTGTGCTGAGCGAGGAAGATCGGGCGTACGACATGCTGTACTCGAATCTCGATGAGGAGCAGCAGCGGGTCTACGACGAGTTGGTCCGCGCCGGCGTTCTTCCCGAACGGACGGCTGCTCGTGCTACCGATTGATCCGACCGCGGATCGCGGCCGTCGCGCATGGTTGCCATGCCCGCGCTGCGATCACCGCGCCGAGTGTGGTGATTGTCGGAGCAGTCGCAACTGCGATACGCACTGGCAGTATCTGCTGAGCAACAGAGGCACCCTGGTGCATCTGCAGTGCTCGGATTGCGGCCATCTCTGGTCGACCGACACGCACCGTCGCACGCGCCCCAGGTCGTGGAGGCACAAGCCGAACTAACGCCGGCCAACACCGCGTCTCAACACCCCTGCGCCGCAACGATATTCGTCACAGTGACGTATTGATCCCTGTACCGCCCTGACGGCGGAAGGGGTAAGCGGCCGCCCGTTCTAGGCGAAACCGGTCCATCGGTGGTCGGCGCTTGAGCTCATCGCGCCGCCATTGCCCCGCGACGGCAGCCCGTCGATGACGCTTATCCTCGGCGTCAGGTGAGACCGTACGGAGGTGACGCGACAGCGTAAAACGGCAGGTCACCGGCCCAGGACGGCGTGAGCTCGCAATAGCTTTGTGCCGATAAGCGACATTATGTCAACTTAAGTACGCCGCGTTCATCGGATGAATCACCCCGGCGACCCCCTGCTGAGCATCAATCGCCGTACCCAATTGCCGAACCGGAATCGTTGGCCACGGGTGGCACGAAGACATCGGTGAAGAGGTCGCTCTCTCCACTTCGAGTTCAAGTTCAGGCCGCAACCTCCTGCTCTGACAACCATGCCGTTCGAATCGAGCTCGATCCCGTTCTCATCGGTCACGCTGCGCTCTGACGCGCGGGAAACATGTGGTCGGCTGTCTCGTGGCCGTCGGATAGATCCGCAAGCGCCCAGGCGAAGGAAGTCTTGATTGTGCCGTTGGGTGCGTAGATCGTTACTACATCGCGCACGAATGGGCCGGTAGCGTAACCCAGGCTGACGGCGCGCAAGAATGTCGCGCAAGAAATGTTCTGACGGTCCTGCCTCTCATATTTTTTGTAGATTGGTCGAGAAATACGCACGGATCGAATACGCAGGGCTACCGGTGATCTAGTCGGTTCGCGCGCGGCTTTCGAGGCCCTAAACGGTCGAAACGGTCACCGCTCGATATCCATTTGGAAACGCACCCGTGTTTCGGCTGGCACAGGCCTATCGGCAACTGCAGTCACCTCGTTAACATCGCGCGATGCACGATTTGCCTCCAACGGCAAGCGATGTGCGATTGCGCACGGTTTCCCGGCGCGACGCGCTGCGTTACGCCACCGCGTTGGCCGGTCTGGGTGCCGTATCGGTAGCCTGCGGCACGCATACGGCGGCCGCCGCTTCTCCTCCTCAACTGATCGACTTTGCCGCGCGCCAGATTCCGGCGCAGGAGATCCGAGCTGCCGGCTATAGCGGGGTGGTCAATTACGTCTCGCTGTCACGCCCTGGCTCGTCTTTTGGGGCCAAGCCAATCACTCGGTCCTACGCCGACTCATTGAAAGCCGCGGGCTTGGTGATCGTGAGTAACTACCAATACGGCAAGCCAGGTGGGTCGGCACCGTCCGACTTCACGCGGGGCTACGTCGGCGGCATCGCGGACGCGCGCACCGCTTGGCAGCTGCACACCGCGGCTGGCGGCGGCGAGGGTGCGCCGATTTTCTTCACGATCGACGAAGGCATCAACCGCGACACCTGGAATCGCTTCGCGCTGCAGTGGTTTCGGGGAATCAACTCGGTTCTCGGCGTTCAACGCACCGGAGTCTACGGGGGCATCGATGTGTGCCAGTGGGCCGCGACCGATGGGGTTATCGGGTCTTCGAGCACAGCTGGCCGCCGGTGGGCCTGGCAAACTCGCGCGTGGTCCGGCAATCGGGTCCACCCCGCCGCTGTTCTCTACCAGCGCGTCGTGAGCACCGCGTCCAATCCCGGCCCACGGGTCGGCGGACTCGAAGTCGACGTCAACGATGTCCTAGCGCCCGATTGCGGCCAGTGGGACCTCCATCGGTCGAGTTATCCGAATGGCGATGTGCGATAGGTCCGATCTCTCCCCCAGTCGGAGTGAGACACCGCCGCCAGTCTGAACGAGAATCCCCCGAGTGTTGAGTTAGTTTTCCGTGCGCCCTTTTTAACACCGTCATCTATTCCGGTAGTTGCGGCTCGAAAGCGATGTACGGAACCGCCGTTCACCACAGGATGACGGGTGTGCGTCGCAACCAGGCGTCGCTCGTCAGTTGCTCGACCACGAACTGCGCGACATCGGCGCGCGCTATCTTGCCGCCGTGGACGCCTGCGAGGTCGGTGGTGGCCCGCATGCGGCCACGTGGTGAGCCGTTGGTAAGCATGGCGGGGCGGATAACAACCCAGTCCAACGCACTGGCGCGGATCGCGGCCTCTTGGCGCTCCTTGTCCTTATAGGCGCGGCCGAGCAGCAACGGCTGGAACAGCCGGTCGAAGACGAAGCCGCCGTGGTAGCGACTGTCGCCGACGCCGAGCGCGGAGATACAGATTAGACGGCGCACGCCGGCGCGGGTCATCGCCGAGACGAGGGCTCGGGTCGCGACGGTCAGCAGGTCGACCTCGCGCAAGCCCATACCGGTGCCCAACGCGCTGACGACGGCATCGCAGCCGTCCAACGCGCGCGCGAGGGTCCCCTCGTCGCGGACATCGCCCTCGATCACCTCGGCGCCCGGCAGATCAGAGCGCGCCTTCGCACGGACCAGCGCCACTACGTAGTGACCGCTGGCCGTGGCGTCGCGGACGATCAGTCGACCGGTTGCGCCGGTTGCCCCCAAAACCAGAATCTTCATGCATTCTCTCCTAACGCACGATGGTCTACGTGTTAGACCTGGTCTATCTTCTAGACCAGGTCTAATATATGGACCCTGAGGCTGCGCCGTAAGGAGGCAGTTATTTGTAACCAGGTGAGATCAAGGGAACCCGTATGAACTCCGTGAACTCCGCAGTGAGCGCGATCGAGCGTTTCAGCCGATACCAATCCGACGACGCCGAGTCGGTAGGACCCGTGTATTGCCCGGTGCGCGACGTGCTCGACCGCATTGGCGACAAGTGGAGCATCCTCATGATCATGACCCTTGCGGCGCGACCCCAGCGCTTCAGCGAGCTTCACCGAGCTATTCGCGACATCTCCAAGCGCATGCTCACCCAGACGCTGCGCGATTTGGAGCGAGACGGACTGATCACCCGCCATGTCTTTCCGACCAAGCCGCCGAGCGTTGAATATCGCCTCTCCCCGCTGGGCGAATCCCTCCTCGAGCCGATGGCGAGCCTCATCGATTGGGCCGACACCCGTTATTCCGATATCCATGAGGCGCGTGCCCGCTTCGACGGCGCACTGTGTGATCTGGCACGTTAATACACGTTTAGCCTCGATTTTTCGGGGCTTTCTGCACATCTACATACGTTGTGCTGCAGCACCTTTCAAACTACTCGGCCATGCCGATGAGTTTAGTGCGGTCTGCCCGAATTCTCTCGTGTGGCTTAAGGCGACGCGCCGAATCCGCTGCTAACCCATTGTCAAGATCGCGCCCGTGGCGACGCCGATCACCGCCAAGAGGGCTACTAAAATCACCGTGATCGCCGCGCGCACGATCTCTTCTTCCGTGAGTCGCCAGCGCGGCTTCAATTCGGCGAGAATGGTGTCCCCTCGACAGGCCATCGCGTTCAGTTTTGCGACCGCCAAAAGGACATCGTCA
This window harbors:
- a CDS encoding alpha/beta hydrolase — encoded protein: MANRLPDNAFTSPHVLDLSLRKVARFVPRGYALHRGMKFQRAVMNLMGNAGRLRSVPVAAVNEHVTVRLHRPAGLPECAPALLWIHGGGTLMGHAAQDDKYLRKLSHCTGFAIAAVEHRLAPEHPYPIPVEDCYAALLWLARQPWVDPDRVAIGGASAGGHFAAAVAQRAHDRNDVRIAFQMLVYPMLDDRTGAKRDGPRRIMWTESDNQLAWQWYLNGADPEEAAPARRKDFSGLPPAWIGVGTLDLFYQESLEYARRLREAGVPVHEEIVPGAFHAFDQIAEKAPISTRFFESQCDYLRGALAPSG
- a CDS encoding hotdog fold domain-containing protein, which translates into the protein MTGPKAVTAPSFTLGIWNRLQQFPFGNKIFSWAVCWKAPYFSSVHPTITVLQPCRCEVRAPNRRGSHNHLGTYHAIASCNLAELAAGMMTEATLPTTHRWIPVGMTVQYLAKAGTDMHATASLDSMPELGDEPTTLVVPVQVTTADGTLAVRAEITMHISPRPSRRG
- a CDS encoding enoyl-CoA hydratase-related protein, which codes for MTVVLDYADKIAIVRLGEDENRFSPRFLDDIEDALNQAVSDGAQGLITTAVGKFYSNGLDLEWLGAHTDQGQWYIGRVHQLLARMLTLPLPTAAAVVGHAFGAGAMLAVAHDFRVMRADRGYFCFPEVDIRIPLNPGMAALIQAKLTPRAAVVSMTTGRRFSGADAEGFGIVDATCPEDAVTDTALGLIRPLQGKDPGTLGAIKQTMFDHAVRALIEDGAKS
- a CDS encoding TetR/AcrR family transcriptional regulator produces the protein MPRPRVHDRDVVLDAVEELVARSGPTAVTIRAISAAVGMSNGAVYHTFTSRGGLMGQAWLRAGQRFLAVQTSLADEALAGAGPIDAVVAAADAAAVFAQRYPGSSTLVLRVRREEVLADDVPDDIADELGRLDKLLVALMVRLAIAVWDRKDAAAVDAITSCVVDLPTALLLRRDRLGSATARAQLNAAVRAVLTVGPQPPKRRG
- a CDS encoding CobW family GTP-binding protein encodes the protein MAAIPVIALTGHLGAGKTTLLNHLLRHPGTRIGVVVNDFGDINIDAGLVAGQVDEPASIAGGCICCLPDDGGLDEALVKLADPARGLDAIVVEASGLADPVAIARIIGFSEIRGVRAGGLVDVIDAVNHFDTVDCGALPPVRYGAASLIVVNKLDQIAEDERSAVVQRVAQRAAQRNPRVHVVGATGGRIDPGLLFDAPAAPGQTGQLSFLDLEPEHDHDHVHADADAITVSSTGCVDPDALLDLLEDPPSRVFRMKGVVAVRHRATVRDYVVNLVGSAIDIGKTPPGVAANCLVAIGMHLDIDGVRARLDDALQPASGPASAQALRRLQRYRRFGG
- a CDS encoding acyl-CoA thioesterase, encoding MPSSLGDVLATLELERVDQWVFVGQQLPAPANHILGGHISAQALLAASHTAPGRTPHSVHTYFLRPGDSRQPVDFEVVDLQEGRTFSARRVTARQEGKILMEAMSSFKVADSAPTQVVYQPPMPEACGPESLPWVAPHLAESAESAPGRWSSLRWFERRIIDTDVAPPARAPMWWRPDGEVPDDPALTASLVAYLSAVTLTEPAYAARGGVGASAQRDHSVWFHAPAALSDWLLYDRSSPSSAGSLALASGTMFNRSGDLVCTVKQEMYFPPHTG
- a CDS encoding DUF6400 family protein; the protein is MADLDFAYDLTLDEARRRSAMFEAMGDDWDPIAVLSEEDRAYDMLYSNLDEEQQRVYDELVRAGVLPERTAARATD
- a CDS encoding DUF1906 domain-containing protein → MHDLPPTASDVRLRTVSRRDALRYATALAGLGAVSVACGTHTAAAASPPQLIDFAARQIPAQEIRAAGYSGVVNYVSLSRPGSSFGAKPITRSYADSLKAAGLVIVSNYQYGKPGGSAPSDFTRGYVGGIADARTAWQLHTAAGGGEGAPIFFTIDEGINRDTWNRFALQWFRGINSVLGVQRTGVYGGIDVCQWAATDGVIGSSSTAGRRWAWQTRAWSGNRVHPAAVLYQRVVSTASNPGPRVGGLEVDVNDVLAPDCGQWDLHRSSYPNGDVR
- a CDS encoding NAD(P)-dependent oxidoreductase yields the protein MKILVLGATGATGRLIVRDATASGHYVVALVRAKARSDLPGAEVIEGDVRDEGTLARALDGCDAVVSALGTGMGLREVDLLTVATRALVSAMTRAGVRRLICISALGVGDSRYHGGFVFDRLFQPLLLGRAYKDKERQEAAIRASALDWVVIRPAMLTNGSPRGRMRATTDLAGVHGGKIARADVAQFVVEQLTSDAWLRRTPVILW
- a CDS encoding winged helix-turn-helix transcriptional regulator, whose translation is MNSVNSAVSAIERFSRYQSDDAESVGPVYCPVRDVLDRIGDKWSILMIMTLAARPQRFSELHRAIRDISKRMLTQTLRDLERDGLITRHVFPTKPPSVEYRLSPLGESLLEPMASLIDWADTRYSDIHEARARFDGALCDLAR